The following coding sequences are from one Carcharodon carcharias isolate sCarCar2 chromosome 11, sCarCar2.pri, whole genome shotgun sequence window:
- the LOC121283900 gene encoding histone H2B-like translates to MVDEKKPAPKKGGKKALKKPGAKGGKKRRRSRKESYAIYIYKAMSIMNSLVSDIFERIAGEASCLAHYNKCSTISSREIQIAVRLLPGELAKHAVSEGTKAVTKYTSSK, encoded by the exons AtggttgatgagaagaaaccAGCTCCCAAGAAGGGAGGCAAGAAAGCCTTAAAGAAACCGGGAGCAAAGGGCGGCAAGAAGCGGCGGAGGTCGAGGAAGGAGAGTTATGccatctacatctacaaa gccatgagcatcatgaactcgCTCGTGAGCGATATTTTCGAGCGCATCGCGGGTGAGGCTTCCtgcctggcccattacaacaagtgcagcaccatcagctcccgggAGATCCAGATCGCCGTGCGCCTGCTCcccggggaactggccaagcacgccgTGTCGGAAGGGACAAAGGCGGTGACCAAGTACACTAGCTCCAAGTAA